In Pleuronectes platessa chromosome 4, fPlePla1.1, whole genome shotgun sequence, the following proteins share a genomic window:
- the cemip2 gene encoding cell surface hyaluronidase isoform X2, whose product MRAEVALLSRNILIYGEMENSCYGDNLCQFYNHDTYGGHIKIFGNFSSVHLSYVELKNMGQQAERDHYPLHFHMCGDVDQRGGYWEPTYVDGLSIHHSFSRCLTIHATNGLLVKDTVGYDTLGHCFFLEDGIEQRNTFFHNLGLLTRPGTQLPTDRNDTLCTSIKDKVYKGYTPSPSTECKAVSTFWITNPNNNLISNAAAGSQDAGIWFVFHSSSTGDSHGLVPETKAELTPLGIFYNNRVHSNFKAGLFIDKGVKTSKASAADPREYLCLDNSARFRPHQNADPSRPRVAAVIDTLISFKNNDLGAWIRGGDIVIQNSGFADNGVGLSFASDGSYPKDEGSSQEVTQSLFVGESQNRGTNGGQNKYWGPGGADAQMRTLPRNRTFPIRGFQIYDGPVRLTQSTFRGFIPTPERYTSAVGFNLKNTWQLNPRNNLSQLRFHSTVGLQTFFGRPGQWFEENDLDGDKNSIFHDVDGSVTGYRDTYVGRGDNYLIQHPGCVHMSQWSGVICSGRYSQVYIQTQGAPSLSLSISRDEYPDAPLVLRGTNSQGAPSQQYQPILMMSKSYTMHWSGPAPREVVLSLINFNKDDWVLVGLCYPSETTFQIMADINDRQSNTFDDLTDYGTVSSLVELEKKPMERKYFFDQPAGLLWLYLRARHGRDGHSYCSVRGCERVKVMATTSSKQTCNCTAKAYPKYSRSPSAVVPMPALNTQPCKGCGAKQLVFSSEPWTSYLQTQIKSLSSQEQQQREDNSSFITVNEETMSFSQPGYFLVTVDACSGKVTKKTSFSKMDAKMEQYLKSGIAKRSIVLMATRGQPGDLVAVAPHLVSFGLAKAASLHSKESLALWGFQGGAPPPPWVSLRTGQGDDFLGLQERYLPLGSEAYGCTPPAAQSRKDLELLKKATGQQ is encoded by the exons ATCTTTGGTAACTTCTCGTCAGTGCATCTGTCCTATGTGGAGCTGAAGAATATGGGTCAACAGGCAGAGAGGGACCACTACCCCCTCCACTTCCACATGTGCGGGGACGTTGACCAGAGGGGAGGTTACTGGGAGCCCACCTATGTGGACGGACTCTCCATACACCACTCCTTCTCCCGCTGTCTCACCATCCATGCCACCAATGGGTTGCTG GTGAAGGACACTGTAGGTTATGACACGTTGGGTCACTGTTTTTTCCTCGAAGATGGGATCGAGCAGCGCAACACTTTCTTCCACAACCTTGGCCTGCTAACTCGACCTGGGACTCAGCTGCCCACTGACCGCAATGACACCCTGTGCACCAGCATCAAGGACAAAGTCTACAAGGGCTACACTCCCTCGCCCAGCACAGAGTGCAA GGCAGTCTCCACATTCTGGATCACCAACCCAAACAACAACCTCATCAGCAATGCAGCTGCTGGCTCTCAG GATGCTGGCATATGGTTCGTGTTCCACAGCTCTTCCACTGGAGACTCTCATGGGCTGGTACCAGAGACCAAGGCGGAGCTCACGCCCCTTGGGATTTTTTACAACAACCGTGTTCACTCCAACTTCAAG GCTGGTCTGTTCATTGATAAAGGAGTGAAGACCTCCAAGGCTAGTGCTGCTGACCCCCGGGAATACCTGTGCCTGGATAACAGTGCCAG ATTCAGACCACACCAGAATGCTGATCCGAGCCGTCCACGGGTGGCGGCCGTCATCGACACTCTGATCTCCTTCAAGAACAACGACTTGGGAGCGTGGATACGTGGTGGGGACATCGTCATCCAGAACTCTGG TTTTGCAGACAATGGAGTGGGGTTATCCTTTGCCAG TGATGGCAGCTACCCTAAGGACGAAGGCTCCAGCCAAGAGGTGACGCAGTCCCTGTTTGTGGGTGAAAGCCAAAACAGAGGGACCAATGGAGGACAAAATAAATACTGGGgacctggaggagctgatgcACAGATGAGGACGCTGCCTAGaaacag GACGTTTCCGATCCGAGGTTTCCAGATCTACGATGGTCCGGTGCGACTCACTCAGAGCACGTTCCGTGGATTCATCCCCACACCAGAGCGTTACACCAGCGCAGTGGGATTCAACCTGAAGAACACGTGGCAGCTCAACCCACGAAACAACTTGTCCCAGCTCCGCTTCCACTCCACT GTGGGTCTGCAGACGTTCTTTGGTCGCCCCGGACAGTGGTTTGAAGAAAACGACCTGGACGGGGACAAAAACTCCATCTTTCACGACGTGGACGGCTCAGTCACAGGCTACAGAGACACATATGTCGGCAGAGGTGACAACTACCTGATCCAACATCCTGGCTGTGTGCACATGTCCCAGTGGAGCGGAGTGATCTGCAGCGGCCGTTACTCTCAG GTGTACATCCAGACACAGGGAGCCCCCAGTCTTAGTTTATCCATCAGCAGAGATGAATATCCTGATGCTCCTCTGGTACTAAGGGGGACTAACAGCCAGGGGGCGCCATCTCAACAGTACCAGCCCATCCTGATGATGAGCAAGAGCTACACTATGCATTGGAGTGGACCTGCTCCTAGGGAGGTCGTCCTCTCTCTCATCAACTTCAATAA AGATGACTGGGTGCTGGTGGGACTCTGTTACCCGTCAGAAACCACATTTCAGATCATGGCCGACATCAACGATAGGCAAAGCAACACCTTCGATGACCTCACAGACTACGGCACAGTGTCATCCCTTGTAGAGCTGGAGAAGAAGCCGATGGAAAGGAAGTACTTCTTTGACCAACCGGCTGG CTTGTTGTGGCTCTACCTTCGGGCTCGCCATGGTCGTGACGGTCACAGCTACTGTTCAGTGAGAGGCTGTGAGCGAGTGAAGGTCATGGCCACCACATCCTCCAAACAGACCTGTAACTGTACAGCTAAGGCCTACCCTAAGTACTCCAGGAGTCCCTCAGCTGTGGTGCCTATGCCGGCTCTAAACACGCAGCCCTGCAAAGGCTGTGGTGCCAAACAG CTCGTGTTTTCCAGCGAGCCGTGGACTTCCTACCTCCAGACACAGATCAAGTCTCTCAGCAgccaagagcagcagcagagagaagataACAGCTCCTTTATCACT GTAAATGAGGAGACCATGTCCTTCTCTCAGCCGGGATATTTCCTGGTCACAGTGGACGCCTGCTCTGGGAAAGTCACCAAGAAAACCTCATTTTCCAAAATGGACGCTAAGATGGAACAGTACCTTAAAAGTGGAATAGCAAAGag GTCGATAGTGCTCATGGCAACACGAGGTCAGCCAGGTGACTTGGTGGCCGTTGCTCCGCACCTGGTTTCCTTTGGTTTGGCCAAAGCTGCCAGTCTGCACAGTAAAG AGAGCCTGGCACTGTGGGGGTTCCAGGGTGGTGCTCCGCCCCCTCCATGGGTTTCCCTACGAACCGGGCAGGGGGACGACTTCCTGGGGCTGCAGGAGCGTTACCTACCGCTGGGCTCGGAGGCGTACGGCTGCACGCCGCCCGCAGCTCAATCCCGCAAAGACTTGGAGCTACTCAAGAAAGCCACGGGACAGCAATGA